Part of the Scomber japonicus isolate fScoJap1 chromosome 6, fScoJap1.pri, whole genome shotgun sequence genome, GAGATGTAGATAATATAAATTTTACTAGCTGCCAGTGAAGAGTAGAactatttggcatttttgcttaataaATGACTTGATCTACTTTCAAAATGATTTATAGGCCATGTTTTTGCAGGAGAAACAAGCTGAAAACTGAACTCTACCTTATTAATATTTCTCAGTGCTACAGATACACAAGATGTTCACATTTTGAACCACATTTACTTTTTTACAGAAATGAAGGACTCCCTCGTGTTTGAgttaaaaactgaactgaaagtaAGTCAAAAGAGAGAGCAATTCAGTCAATTCTCACCTGTGAACTCTATGAATGGATACGACCGTGCTGTATTTATGTTGCTgaatattgtatgtgtgtgtttcagtggcagcagagagaaaacagtaaGCTACAGGAAGAGGGCAGAGAGCTAAGAGCTACTGTTGATAGAGTTCAGGTCAGAAGCTTTACAGTGTTTCCTACTGCAGGaatgtttctttcttcattccttctttaaGCCATGCAACTGTTTTAGACTGTTTCATCACAGTCACCAAAGTAAAAGTTACAATGTGTTTTCCAGGCTTGAAAATATGACAGTAATGttcaaaatatgttaaattataACAACCCGAATAACAAATTTCCAAGATATATGGAGATAAAATGAAAATTTTGCTAAAGATTTCATTCAAATCTAACAACAGACACCTTATAATTTGTAAAGTTCTTTCATAAATTCAAATGTAATTACAATAACTGTGTAGGAACACTTTTTCCCTCTGGTTTTCAACTTTTAGTGAAATTTTCAGTTATTAAGTGTAATTTAACAGCAGTGTCTAATTTTCTGCACAtctgtttatatgtttatatttttataaacagACTCTGAACAAGCAGCTGCAGAGTCAGTGCTCACAGCTCAGTTCAGCCCTGCGTTCACTCACAGTGGAGAATGCACAACAACAGTCTGAACATCAGGCCAGCttaaaggtacacacacacacacaccacacacacacacacacacacacacacacacacacacacacatacattctgATGGACACAGacatgtttctctctgtgtctttaggTCGAGAGGAGTCGTACGGTGAAGCAGCTACAAGAGCAAAACCTGCAGCTGGAGTCAGCCAGACGCAATATTCAGACTGAGCTGCAGGTGGTGCTCACAGACAAAGTAAACCTGCAGATGGAGCTGTGAGTTtggctttttacacacacacacaaacatacacacacacacacacacacacacacacacacacacacacacacacacaaacacacacacacacacacacacacacacacacacacacacacactcacacacacacttttgtgtTTGCATAGACAAAGGTGTTCAGTCACAATGATTGTCTCCACCTGGGAAATCTGGtgctgctgggttttttttacactacTCTAATGCTGTAATTAAGATTGAGACAGCAGGAACAATTAACAGATGACAAGTATGCAAGTGCTCACAATATTGAATTTTATTGCAAGACTTACATAAGCAAGGTTTTATGTGGCAGAGTAAAGAATGTTAATAATTCCTTTTAATATAGCTGGACAATTTGAACTGAAATCAACATTATTCATAATGTGTCATATTTCCCATTGTTGCTATACATCACAATATTAGAAATGAAAGACATGGTTGTGGTCCTAACTGAATAGTAATGAATTCCTTTATGGTGATGATTaaatccttcatttctttatatGATTATTGGTTGGCCTCAtgactaaactaaaataaacttgtaaaatatattgaaacaaacattttgctgtgaatgaaaataaaatgaatgtaactCTACAAAGACAAAGACTGTGTTAATATTCAGCTCctcagcagcaaaaaaaaaaacacctgcagcAATAAAAGTCGCTTTGATTGTTTgtaatttttgttttatatcatattttttaaagtacagAGTTTTGGGTTGTGGCCaacaaatacagatgtttttttaaataaactctcCAGATGGAACGGAGATAAAATGGGTCATGCATAATAAGCAGTGGTGAAGCATTGCATCTTTTACTACATTTTCTATCATATTTTCCAAGTCACTGCCTCATAAGAGATAGATTTGATGGGTTTTGGTGTGAGAGGAGTTAATATGTGAGAATAGCAGGGTTAGACAAATATATAGGTTTGCAATATCTCAGAATGACATTTGtcctttattaaaaaataaagccaCTGCCGTCAAGTGTTTCTCAGAAGTTTCTCAGTTGTTGACTCTTTATTTAATGAAACTTGTCTCACTGTGCTGGTTATCTAAGCACCTAAAGCACTGATATGAGAGTCGGATTCAGTGGGGAGATTCATTATATGATGGTTTAAATTCTGCTCGCTCTGGGAAAACATTAATGgtcaaatttgaaaaaataaataaataaactgagacaagtggatttttttaatgtacctTTTTAAGaataaatctaaaatctaaTGAATAAAATCTGTCTGTCTTCAGAGAGAAGCTCAAAGGTGAACATGATCAGCTCCGACAGAGCTCCTTGATCGCACAGGAGACGGCGCTCACTCAGAAGGAACTGCTGGAGCGAACCTTTGAGAGGCAGAGGGGGGAACTGTGTGCGGccaaaaaagaggaggaggcagtTAAGAAACATCTGGAGGGTTTTAAAGCTGAGGTACATTCAACACATGCAACATTACTTTTTGTGTGATGGATGAGTACCATGTAGAGCAATCcctcttctctgtgtctctgcccTCTCTTAAATCCATCTTTGAACACCAGTTGTGTCTGGTCGTCACTAAGCTGGAGGGTGAGCGGAGCAGTCTGGAAAACCAGCTAAGTGAGGCTAAGGTAGGATTTGCTTGTACCATGCCACATCATGAACTTCATGTATTCAGTAATTGATCATTACTGCTGTCTTGTGTCATGCTGGTGGTCTGTGAACCTGTACATGTCAGCTGGAGGTGGGATCCCTGATGTCGGCCTTACAGAGTCAGCGGGACGAAAACAAGAGGCTCATGGGAAAAGTGGTGAGAGACTGTTGTGATAATCTCCATCATTACAGCTGTCATTGATGATCTCCTAGTACACGGCACCTTCCTGCTCCTTTAAATGAGACactgtgtccaaacttttgactgctaATGCACAGACTATATTTTCACACACCTGCTTCTGTTGTTGTATCCAGCATGCTTTGCAGCAGACGGACCAGACACTGAAGGATCGCAACAGCAAAAACATGCTAGCCAATAAGGAAGGGAAACTAAaggtacaaaacacacacaaagccattTCTTCAGAGATTAAGACATAAATGAATAGTGAAACATGGGACTGTGTTTTTCAGAGTTGCACAAACATAGTGGCACATGTCTCCCTTAAGGACTTCTGTTTAAAATGCATTCAAGGTACATTGTTGGTTATGCATCAACTTTATTACTGAGATGTCTCACAGCTCACTGAACACTGAACTGTGAGTGTGTCCATATGAGATAATTGACTTAGATTAGAGTTTGACTGATGTGGTTTCTAAAATTTGAGGTTGTTGTATGAGTTGAGGTGCATGTACAAACATTTACTgcttatatttaaaaacattaattgtAATCGTttatattcataaaatgtggtcaaatatgacaaaaattcTGGGATTATTCCCCCAGATCGAATTCCTTGCAGAGCTGTTGATTTTTACTATTACGTGACAATTAAACAGTGAAACGTGTCTTACTTGGTGCAGCCTAATATATTGTAGCTTTTACAGACTCTTACAGTCTAAACATTGGTGTGATCTTGATACATCCACCTAGTGGTAATGGCAGGAGCAGTAATGGCTCCTGCTTTTTCTTATAGATCGATGAGCTGGAGGTCTTGCAGAGTGTCTATGATCCTGCAGGGAAAGCTGTCAGTCAAACCCTGGAAAACATCCTGGTCTCTCATAACAGACTCCAACTGAAAAGCCAGATCCAGCAGCAGGAGCTGGGGGGTCAAGAGCAGGAGTTGGACACTCTCAAGAAGGACAGGTCAGAACGGCATGCTTAGATGGAGCGTCAGGTTTATTATGTTAGATCATATTGTATTTCTGGATCATATGAAACTGAGTAACTGGTGGTGTTTTGTGTTCCTCTGTGGCAGGCTGCAGGTCCAGAGAGACATCAGGAAACACCAGACAGAGGTGGAGAAACTTCAGCAGCTCCTGACATCTTCTCACTCCAAGAACAACGGAGCTGTAAGAACACACTGCTTCTTCATCAGATGCACTCATATAAAAAATGTGATATGAGTTATAAATGTAAGGGAATATAGGAATTTCCATATCACACCACAAAGCTGATTAGATTTGATGTTAATTAGGTTTTTGATATCTGTATATATCAACGTTGcacatattttgttgttattcAAATGATAAAGAAATGACTTATATTCATCAGAAGTATATACTCGACAAGGTGACTGTAGATTTCTCCTAcgcagaaatgaatgaaatggtCATGGCAAAGTAACATCATTTCAGACTGCAAATGTGAAAAGAACCAATGGAATTCTGGTCTAAATACAAAAGATGAAAGGCATAGTGTCATTGGgtcatgtaaaataaaatgatttcagaAATCTCAAAATTAGGACTGCATGTGAAATATGTTTCTATTAAAATAGTTTGGCAACTATaggctgtatttttttaaaatgagatggTTAAAAGGTTGCATACAGGAAGTTAGATTAGGGGACATTTTCTCATACAATCTGACAAATACATAATAATCCTCTGACACGACagaatttatttaaatgatctgGAGGACGAGTGGTTTGGATAATAGCTTGAAGTGAAATAGTTGGTCAGCTTTACAAAATGATCTCCCTTGAATCATCATGCACAGAAAGGTCAGTTAACTGTTAGATCCTGTTAGGTTTCAATAATTCATGAAATACCATAGCTGAGCTGTGAGACTGCAGATGAAACACACATATTTCTCCTGCTGATGGCTCCACATCATTAAGTGAAATAAACTTCACAGTCAACAAACGGTtgtcacatttattgatcagaaGGTTTTGTGAATTTGGAGAGGTGCTTGTAACATTTACCTTACTGCCTATGTCAGCAGCAACTAACATGGGGCCTCAGACCCCCAGGGGACCCAAAAGTTCTGCACACAAAGCTTATGTACAGTTCTAACAATGCCCAATATACCCCAAGTTCACTGCAtgtcagttagttagtttcaATTTGAATAACACGATTGAAAATATGCACCACAAAGGAATAACAGCAGCTGAAATGATCAGGGCCTGAAGGCAGGTGCTGCATTATGACCTAATGTTGCAGCCTTGCCAAAATCGAGTTTTAATACTTGTActattttattaataatgtgCTGACATGACTCATATTCCTAAATACATTCTGGATTAATTAAATTACAACAAATGTGGGGGCATGtactgcagcagaggagcacTGGTTCTAGTACATGACTCTGGGTAAAATATAATGAAGTtgtcatactgtatgtagtCTGTTGTGCTCCAAATAACATACACAATGCACAAAGAGGGGGGGGAAGCAAATGATCAATAAGGGCACACAGCCCTTTGTTCTGGGGCAATCTAAGtatgtacacaaaatgtatgtataactaaaattgtatgtgtgtgtgtgtgtgtgtgtgtgtgtgtgtgtgtgtgtgtgtgtgtgtgtgtgtgtgtgtgtgtgtgtgtgtgtgaatcctTTAGTTTGAGTCCTTGCAGAAGTCCTTGGACACAGCAGCAGTGGACAATAAGAGGCTGGCCAAGAGTCTGGAGCTGGCTGTGTCCACCAACAGCAGTTTACATAGCAGACTGGAGCAGGCCAGAGACCAGTACCAGGGTACTATCACACTGAGGTACACAGTCacaaaacatgtgtgtgtgtgtgtgtgacttgatgtatgtatgtgtgattaAGAGATCTAATACAGCATGTTATTGCAGAGATGAGGAGCTACGGGAGGCTCGGTCAAAGATTCGTCATCTGTCTGAGGAGCTGAACACTTTAAAGCAACAAATGAGGGAAGACTGCAAATCGTCTGTGAGGGCACTGCAGCGTGAAATCTCCGAGGTGCAAAATAATAGCAAACTTTCCATTTTGTCATATTGATTTTTGACACTGATGTCTTTCCACACTAAATGGTCACATCGATCTCACAGTTGTGGAAAAGACGTTCTAATAGGCCTTAAAGTAAAATTTGGAGGTGTCCAAAAACAGCTTAAGCTGCTGAGCGATTTGCTGAATGTAAATACTGGATGTAAATATTTGTGGATATACATAATCCTTATTGAGAAGCTAATTCTGACTGTGCTGTTTTCCTTTGATGTAATGTACAAAACAGTAGAGGCTGCCAAGCTTCTCATCTGTCTTTGTTTACTGCATCCATTCTTTCTCAAAAATTAATTAGCTAATATTTAATCAATGtgaaattcatttaaaaaatcctaCGCTCCAGATTTATGCtttgtcattattatttgtgtgtgtgtgtgtgtgtgtgtgtgtgtgaattctCCCGCGTCCTTCCCCCAGCTGAAAGTGACAGTTAAGGATTCTTCGAGCAGGTCAGGTGACCTGTCCGAGGCCAATCAAGACCTGCGTCGAAGGGCGTCTGAGCTCGAGCGGCTGGTGTCCAAACAGAAAGCTTGTATCAAAGAGCAGAAGAGCCAGCtgaggcagcagcagaagagTGGAAATTTACAGGACCACTGTGAGAAAGTGGAGGTAGAGTTACTTCACCCTACACACAGTAATCATGTAAATGTTAGAGAGGCAAGTCTGAGAAACAGTGAGTGAAAAACAATTCTCGCTTCTTCATCAGCAACTTTTTAGTTTCCAtgagtagcagcagcagctaacagGTTAGATATGAAGCGGGTGAGTAAATGCTGTTTGTCagaattaattattaataatattctataatattattaataacataacatattgttagcagtatatatatatatatatatatatatatatatatatatatatagagagagagagagagagagagataatatTATTGATACTTGTATTGTCCTTTTTTCTCTATTAAATCCTTGTGCAGAAACAGGAGAGATGGTTTGGATAGGGTTTGAGGCCAGGACAGGTACATGCAATTCATGATAGAAGAACCTTAAACATGAGTCATTTTCCAGATAACATTTTTGTATCATTTGGATTAAAGGTGAATCTTTTTCACAGAGCTTAAAGGAGAGTAGCAGGGATCAGCATGAGAAAGAGTCAGCTGACAGGAAGCTCCAGGATGTCAAGGTGGACTCCAAGCAGGTGAGTGTCTTCAAACAGTTTTCCCCTCTCCTGCTTTAACTTAGTATTGCCGTAAAAACCGGTGTATAAGTCGCACCTTAAACgcaatttttattcatttaaaaatgggGTGTGTCCTATACAGTGGTGTGACCTATACACctttaaaatacagagagaggttggatctggatatgattgTAGCTATGTAAAAGGCCGTCCacactaataacattaactataactataaagataatgatgtgagcgtccacacttatgaactataacgtcCTGTAAACAGCTGTGTAAAGCACGCGTGCacgctccagctgtgtctgcgGCTAATTAAAATAGTCTATCGATGACCCGTGCTGATTCAATGTGTTTCAGTTTTTACAGACCAAGCTGACCCGactaacagcagcagatgttgaagcgtAATGAGTAAAAGCACAcagatgagcagcttttattgagctgtggcagacacacagtatgagcacagatctgaagaataaaagattcactaactttgttgtttttcctctggatggaacagaggatgatgctttgtttgactctgggagTGAGGACAGTGTGCTTGGTGAGACTTCCGTGCAATATTTACGAACAGCGACAgttctgatgaagagtttttgggactcaAGTTAGCATACAGGTATACACTGTATTACATATGtgaagttactgtgttcttttaaaatgattattttaaactCAGCCTAACCTGAACCCTGTCTGAGTTAACATACTGGTCCAGTTCAGCTaatcaaatcatcactggaccattaaccattaacccaaCACACTGTTCCAGgtgtaaaatgtttgttttgattgtgtttctaataaaagtaaattgagaaagttttggagcataaacatatgtgtttagAAATGAAtagctactggtgcattcaaataaatcagtctttaatagaaaagtgttttccCCGCATGACACCTCCAAAATAGACTGCCACTTATACACTggtttttacagtatttattttgtgtgtacttatttatttatatatatatatatatatatatatatacacacatatatatatatacacacacatatatatatatatatatatatatatatatatacacacatatatatatatatatatatatatatatatatatatatatatatatatatatatatatatatgtatatatatatacacacatatatatatatatatatatatatacatatatatatacatatatatatatatatatatatatatatatatatatatatatatatacatatatatatatatatatatacatattaatacTCAGTGACTTTTCAAGAGCCACTAATGTCAAAAAACACCTCTGGCTAAGTGTTTGTTCCATATGATGTCTTAATACTTCTGCATCTGACTCCAAATGTTAATATAGTCGTGGTCAGAATGAATAATATATTCTATTGATTTGTGGGAAAAGTGTAGCTTTTGAGCCACATTTCAGTTCAGACTTAAAATTGAAAATTGCATCATCAGCAAGTGACAAACTAAAACATTGACATTTTGGTTTTTGCTTATAGAAAAAGGCAGACAAAGTTTCAAGCATGATGACGAGGTACTGCGCCACTGAAATTCTCAGTGTTACATCCGTAATGAGGTTTCCCTTACTCCAGCAGATTAAGGAGGTTTGTTACGACCCAGCTCAATAAAGGAAGGGCAAGCAACATAAAACCAGATGCAATtggtaaaataaaatcatttatttacaaggaacaaaaacacaagagaataGCTACAAAGGAAAAAGGGCCTATGGGTgctgttgggttagggttagggttaattaaCTTGATCTTAAAgtaacaaaaactaaaataaaaccttATCATCTAATTCTCATCAATGTCAATGTAATGTCATCCCAGCCTTACTGGCCCACATAAACCCAGAAACTCCAGTTGGATATCTATGTAACCTAACATAGACGCTGCCCAATTTGTGCTGAAACAAGACCCCTTTTTAACCtcccaaaccaaaaaaacagtcaaaacagctcCCCTGCTTCTCCCAATCTCCCTCTTATTAGTTTCACAACCAACTAATTGAATAACAAGGCCAACAATGTGTAGATTCTGTCCCCAAATGCACTATctgcatgtatttatgtacatgATCCCTTGATAATGTATTAATGTAAACTAAACTATGAATCAGTATGTTGGCATTGATGTTGTGAGCAAACCAATCCTACAATGCAAAGTGTCCATCTGTAGCATGACTGTTTGGACAGATGAGACGAGTCCAAGCAAATACAGCAAATATGGCCCAAGACCAAACCACTCTTTTGTGCTTATTGGTCCATTataaatgatgatgtttgattCTTGCTGGGTTTTTGAAGGTTTTAAACAAGCGGGAAGCGGAGTGGGAGAGGTGGACGTCTACCATCCAACGCTGGGAGGCCAAGAGAGAGCTGGCTCACGTCGCTGGAAAACCCAGCCTGTGAGGACACAGCTGGTAACACACTgataatgacacacacacatccacacacacacacccaccaaaacacacacagacttgagCACCACAGTGATCCTTTGTATTTATTCAGACATCAAACAGTGACCAACAGCGAGGAAACGATAGCAGCCACACGTGAACCAGCAGCTGaatcagatgtgtgtgtgtgtgtgtgtgtgtgtgtgtgtgtgaattttgaTTAGAATTTCGAGTTGGTCAGCTTTGACCATGAGGGAAGGAAACATGCACTCTCATCAAAACCAACTGTACAACCATAACATCTGATATACGTCTCCACTGTACAAAGATTCTCATTGTTTTGTAGCAACATATTCTTTAtacaaaagtattttttttaataacactgTGTACAAATACTTGATTCTCCATTAACCACAGTTGTACTTTATTATGTAAAGAATGTTGGCTTCTGTTATTTGGTGAGTTAACTGTGAATATATATGATGTGACCTCATGCTCTCACTTCCACTTTGATTCCCGGCTCGTTTAAGATCATTCAGAGTTTATCGGGAAACGCAGGGACGTGAATAATCCAATAGCTGAGGTTCTTCCATTTCCAATGGAAAGGGGCTCAAATACTTGAATCAGTTGATGGCCCTGCCAAGAATTCCAGTGAGGAAAAACAATCTTCTCCTTTTCTGTCCAATGTTTGATCAATACACCAGCTCCGTTCTGTTTGTACTGTAGTCTGAGTTGAATGTAGATACACAAAGATAAGCATCCACCTTTTTGGTGCTGCACTTGGCTACAAATCCTGAGAAAAATCATCAACCATGAGTCcgccttctgttttttttttttgttgttgttgttattttttttttttgtaaaaattgACAAATCTTAAAAACCCTACAAATACTCACAGTAACAAGAGACCAGTGCAGGCAAACGATACAACAATTATGACGGCTGAACAGTGACCATCACTTTCTGCAGCCACAAGAGCGCAGCATCGCGACACAAATCACACTCCAGTACTGAATTGAGAGAACAGCAACATTTTTGGCAGGCACGAGGATGCTACTGATCCCAGTTCATTTTTAAGTTGGTCCTTGTACAGTTTATATCAGGGACTGAAATCACTGGTTGTTGCCAATCCttaatctacatcatctgataTGCTGAGATTGTTCTATCTGGTGCTACAAAGAGAAACAATTGAGAAAACATGTTactcaattaaaaacaaaaacagcttaTGAACCCTACGTATGATGAGTGTGATATATCggctaaaatacaaaaatatatgatttgaaaataaatttaaacatagaaaaatatatataatcaaaTGATATAGTATGTACATGATCGATGGTCACGTGACCCATGCTTTAGTTTGGTTAATACAGACTGAATTGTCAATGGACAATCAAAGTATAGACTTCTATAATTGATCAGGCTGCTGTATGCGTTCTGTATTATCCTGTTAGCTTTAATGAATGTATGATGTAGGAcaggtcgtgtgtgtgtgtgtgtgagtaagggTGGGGAGTGTTCTGAAGGTCATCTGAAGGTCAACAGGCCAGGCAGAGAGGTCACCATACTGAACATTTTTCCACTGGGTTCATTGGTGAACTCTTCGGACAGTGGAAAACACGGGCAAACTCATCAAACTGGGAAACGCTACCAATGACTCTGCAGGGGGGAGGAAATGGAAACATTTTATAGCAATGTGGACATtgcaagtgtgtatgtgcacatatgTTGCATAATTATATGATAATTTAAGTGTAAAGTACTTTAACTTATTTCCCaacattgtgtcattttttatgATATGCTGTGACTGAAGAttattcttaaaataaaaaagcaatgcACACAAATGCAACACACTGATggctttctctgtgtttgtgagtgttttttaAGTTTGTATTGGTGGGTGTGTCTTGTACCTGTAATGCTCTGGTGCATGTTTGTCAGTTAGCAGCTGTAGGTAGATGGACTGAGATCTTCTCTTCATACACCAGTTCTGAAAAGACAACATAGAACCATAAGGGGTCGCTCTGGCAATTTAATATTGCACTTTAATTAAGGTGCAGGACATGTTAGAGACAGATTTAAACCAAATGCACGGTCAAATATTCTGATTTATAGTTCCTAGAATGAGATGAGGAGGTTGATCCAAAACCCTGGtgtcctacatttcccataatatAATTTAACAGTATATTTCATTAGAATAACCCTGCTTGGtaatttcctgtttctgttgaCTTGATTTCTGTTGAAAATATAAAACCTGAAGCCACATCCAAAGGGACCCGAATGACATCATGAGGGTTAAATTTCAGACTTCAGGATGCTCCCTCAGAGCTGCAGTGGACACTATACATCTGTTTTCAAAGGCTGAGTAGTAATAGTTCTACTGACAAGTAAACAGATCTTCATGAGTGAAATTGGTGGAATGCCCCTTTAATGCAGTAGTGACCCAACCTGGATACAACTTGGCCCAAAACAAACCTGTCTACAACTGGATGTGATCAGCCAAATCTGCACATACACAACTTACTACAAGCTATGTGTTGCTGTTTAGATATTCAAAAAACAGTTTTGTCAAGTTCATGATATTCAGTCTTCATAGCTTTACTTTTTAgcataagttttttttttaatgggctAAACAGTACAGATTGCATAAAAAAGTCTTTCCAGATTTTGTTACTGCTACAATAAGCCATGAATTTCAATGATGCTGATGGATTTAAATGATAGATGTAATAGTTGCAGGGTGGTCTAGTGCTTGGAGACACTGTAGTATCATCAACACAATGCTTTTTTTGTCCCTCCAATGGTTAATGGATCCATCAGCTAATGTTGGGGTAATTTATAACTCCTACCTGCTCTGTATGATCAGTCACTCCGGCTGAGAGCAGCAGCTAAATGATTtaacatgtaaatgtaatgaaagACTGTGGTGTGGGTTCC contains:
- the ccdc150 gene encoding coiled-coil domain-containing protein 150 isoform X2, giving the protein MSRSAMPFVSVEATAPDSLSLLHQRLLLAEEQAEALIQDISSLGVSSDQILGSTETMVASQRPVSLLKMRQVLGDEGMPWQQSDSLVRRVCRMESLLHTLKLTVFHLETEREMNPSHTARLEQQLAALQQESAEEQKASCRMVMKLRDQLHQAYQERDEACTKLQQMGGTLETATAAKMDVALAAEELKILKLEMIEKLKEMKEQMRQESACSHEAMKSHCELLQRVKEMEGVMEMERRQALLLQSDCQTLNVEVQTGRQRLEEERAISRQLKEQREMKDSLVFELKTELKWQQRENSKLQEEGRELRATVDRVQTLNKQLQSQCSQLSSALRSLTVENAQQQSEHQASLKVERSRTVKQLQEQNLQLESARRNIQTELQVVLTDKVNLQMELEKLKGEHDQLRQSSLIAQETALTQKELLERTFERQRGELCAAKKEEEAVKKHLEGFKAELCLVVTKLEGERSSLENQLSEAKLEVGSLMSALQSQRDENKRLMGKVHALQQTDQTLKDRNSKNMLANKEGKLKIDELEVLQSVYDPAGKAVSQTLENILVSHNRLQLKSQIQQQELGGQEQELDTLKKDRLQVQRDIRKHQTEVEKLQQLLTSSHSKNNGAFESLQKSLDTAAVDNKRLAKSLELAVSTNSSLHSRLEQARDQYQGTITLRDEELREARSKIRHLSEELNTLKQQMREDCKSSVRALQREISELKVTVKDSSSRSGDLSEANQDLRRRASELERLVSKQKACIKEQKSQLRQQQKSGNLQDHCEKVEQLFSFHE
- the ccdc150 gene encoding coiled-coil domain-containing protein 150 isoform X1 is translated as MSRSAMPFVSVEATAPDSLSLLHQRLLLAEEQAEALIQDISSLGVSSDQILGSTETMVASQRPVSLLKMRQVLGDEGMPWQQSDSLVRRVCRMESLLHTLKLTVFHLETEREMNPSHTARLEQQLAALQQESAEEQKASCRMVMKLRDQLHQAYQERDEACTKLQQMGGTLETATAAKMDVALAAEELKILKLEMIEKLKEMKEQMRQESACSHEAMKSHCELLQRVKEMEGVMEMERRQALLLQSDCQTLNVEVQTGRQRLEEERAISRQLKEQREMKDSLVFELKTELKWQQRENSKLQEEGRELRATVDRVQTLNKQLQSQCSQLSSALRSLTVENAQQQSEHQASLKVERSRTVKQLQEQNLQLESARRNIQTELQVVLTDKVNLQMELEKLKGEHDQLRQSSLIAQETALTQKELLERTFERQRGELCAAKKEEEAVKKHLEGFKAELCLVVTKLEGERSSLENQLSEAKLEVGSLMSALQSQRDENKRLMGKVHALQQTDQTLKDRNSKNMLANKEGKLKIDELEVLQSVYDPAGKAVSQTLENILVSHNRLQLKSQIQQQELGGQEQELDTLKKDRLQVQRDIRKHQTEVEKLQQLLTSSHSKNNGAFESLQKSLDTAAVDNKRLAKSLELAVSTNSSLHSRLEQARDQYQGTITLRDEELREARSKIRHLSEELNTLKQQMREDCKSSVRALQREISELKVTVKDSSSRSGDLSEANQDLRRRASELERLVSKQKACIKEQKSQLRQQQKSGNLQDHCEKVESLKESSRDQHEKESADRKLQDVKVDSKQVLNKREAEWERWTSTIQRWEAKRELAHVAGKPSL